The genome window TGCTGCTTTCTTCCCCACTGCAGCAAAATAACATTATACAGAGCCAcctttttagttttcttttggATTTAGTAGGGATTAAAAtgtttgtggttttattttttgtggtgttttttgaTTATTTGCTATACTTTGTAGATAAAGACAGATCCCCATACATAAAGAcacatctcccacatcaagtcAGTGCATaagaatttaatttttaaatgtggaCAAAAATGACGATTCAAATTTTAAGTATGATAATGTCTTAGTGAATTGGGATCTGTCGGGCCGCTGTGTAGCACTGTGGGTGGGGTGGTCTTAATGGGAATGTCAAGTCTTTTGGCATAAACAGCGCTTCCTGCTTTTGTTAAGTTGTTGTGATTGAGGGAAGGCTTTTCCAGTACTAATCCCTGCAGAGGGGGAGGACTCTACAAACTTGCTGATGTACAGTAAATATAGTACATGTACAAAACTAAAAACTCATCAGACTGGTTGAGTATTAATTTGGTCTCTGTATGACTTTGGTcatagtttgtgtgtttgagtgcagaGATGACTTCTTCAGACTTGATCTGAATCatctttgccttttttatgccttttttcACCATGAAAATCATTCAGCCTGCCACTTCAAAGCTGTTTGCTGTACATTGGGTGTGAGCTTATGTGTGAAGAATGTAAATTAATCAATTTATTAAGTAATTTTTAAGAATCTCATGGctaatttttttctgcaatctgcACCAAAGGAGCATATCTGTCACTCCTCTGACCTCAAAAATGTCTGGGCCTGTGTTGGGCCACACCCCCACAGGGAGCAGTGCTATGTCATGTGACGCATGACCTCATTCATGGTTGTCAGAGTCTTTAGCAGTGATGCTGTTTCAGAGAAGTGCACTCAGATGATCTCATGCAGCAGCCAAAGTTAGGTCATCAGCAGCCTTCCAAGAAGACCTGCTCCTGCCACTTTATCAACAATACTTCACAGTCGCAGAGACCTGAGTAGCTGTTACATTGAGGTACCTGGCGACGGCTTCCAATAGTCTGGACCCATTACATCAGTATTCCTTTCTGGCTGTAGTGTTGAGAGAATCTCTTTGTCTGGCATTGCACAAGTTCTTCCTCCAGAGGCAAGTTTGTATTAGAAATATGGGAAAAATtgcatgcatgttgtgtttttgaaacacactctttttcctttctccgTTTGAATTCATCCCACacattgttatattttgttgGTGTTGAAGGCAACAGAAGGGGGTAGCAGTTATAGCATCATGTTTCAGACATGACATGTCTATCCCTCAATTTCTACccccactctcctctctcttttattcCCCTTGTTgctgtttctccctcttttttcccctccctccccttgctctgtctgtcttctcctcCAGACATGGCTGAGGACGACGTGACTGCAGAGCAGCTAGCAGCCATCGCCGCAGAGAATGAGGAGAGTGAGACAGTGAACTACAAGCCGCCAGCTCAGAAGACCCTGCAGGAGATCCACGACCTGGACAAAGATGATGAGAGCCTACGCAAGTACAAGAAGGCCCTGCTTGGCAGTGGCACTTGTGAAGTTGGTAATGCATTGTTTATGTGTTGAGATGGAAAGGCAGTCAGacaagagaggcagaaaacTGGACATAGTTGAATATATTTCAGTatgaatgtaaaattaaaatcgAGTAACAGCCTTCAGGCTTGCTTCTAGCCAAAATCTCATATAAAGAAAGCAGACTCAGGGAAAATGTGGAGTGCTGACAGTTACAGTACAGTTATTAATGGATTTTCTGTGACAGAACATCTCGTCTGTGCAAATGAGTCGGAAACTATTCCACCTTTTCAGCCATGAGTAGCACAGATAAAGCTATAACATAGTATTTGCAACAAAAGTGATGTCTATTTAGCAtgataaatcaatttatttatcaaaTTTGTAGCCCTAATGTGTGAGGTGAAGTAATCGTCAGCTTGCttggaaaaaaatactcttatcaacaaactgaaaaaaaggggATGAACAATATTGCCATACCATATGACATGGTGTCAGTGATGTTAAAAGCCTCAACAGCTGtggattttttccctctgtgttcaTGATAATCACATAATCTGAGGTGGTCGAAGTAGCACATTACCCAAATTCATACATCCATGATCACCTGCGTCCAGATACGTTCTCAGTGTTGAACGTTTGATTATCAGTATGCCTTGGTTCAGCCGAGGGAAAAGGCTGGTTCCCTGGGATGGAGACTGAAAATAAACTAATGTCTAATTAATGCGGAGGCTGTCCCAACTACAGAAGAGCTGTCCTGATTTCAGCTCTCCTGTGGCCATACAGTCGGACAGCTGCTTGTTACTTGACAGATCAAACAAGTGCAGTGCTCTTGTAAATGTTCAGAGCCGAGGCTAAGTTGTCAATATGTGTCTGTCACAGCAAATTTCTATATATGTATCGTATTTGCCAGCAatatttggtgttttatttGTAATCCTTATACTGTGATTATCTTTTACATGTTCTCTTACAAATaagaattaacaaaaaaaaacaacaaaaaaaaacagtttttaagaCTTTAAACTGCTCAGGTAGATAAGGTAAAACTTGGTAACTCTATAAAGGAAAATGACTGATGTGAAATActaaaaaatacacatacataaattcAGTTTGGAAAAAATGTAAGTTCACTGCACTGCAGAGTGCTTTCCCTGAGAGAGACTGTGTACATCATTTTATAATTATATAACCATATTATTAGCCCATAGTTAAAATGCAATGAAGAGTAAATCTGCAGAGTAGAAACTCAgtatggaattgaaaatgtggaGGAAATCCGTTGGTAATCTGTATTGTATAATCCGTTCCTGTGATTGTGTCCCAGATCCTAATATGCCCAATGTCCAGGTAACCCGGCTCACTCTAGTCTGCGAAAGTGCCCCAGACCCACTGACCCTGGACCTGCAAGGTGAGTCtctctgaaaaactgaaaactgagaaaactgAGCTTtcagtacaaggcagttaaagcacacaacGCACAAAGTGGTgtccaaaggggaaaaaatcctgcGGTGTGTAGTTCTGCAGTAGTTAGTTGGTGCCGggtgtgcagactttaaccactcGCTTCCTACTTCCCACTCTCGTGCATGGACGGGACAAAACTGCCGGGCTAtcggcacaacagtggaaacgcAAAGGGTTTTTGTCCTTGCGGCTGGAGGCCGAGGGCCATTGACACCATCTGGCTTGAGGACAGACCTAGCTCACAGtggcatgacagtggaaagaCGGCTTTAGTTGCTTCACTCAGCTGAGACAGATGGAAATGTGCTCACACCTTCTGTGTTTGGCAGAAAGGACAGtgtgaaaaacatttaattgaGTTGGAACGGTGGCATCTAGGCTTACATTGCAAAATAAGATAGGTTTCAGTGCCATAGGATCATTTTGAGAGATACCAGATAGTGGAGTtgtacatatgtatacaaaCTAATGGAGGTCATTTTATATGCATTGTTAGTGGATCTAAGTGTTCATTTTTTGAATGGGCACACCAGACAGTTTCAAAGAACCTAAATCGACAGCATGTTTTACCACCAGATTCTCTTCGTATAATTtcaacacagaaatgttttctCTTATATCTTTGTCCTATTTTATATCTTGTTTCAATTCGCCAGTATCTATATTTGGCCCAGTCAAATATAGCATCACTGCCGAGTTGACCCAATACtggctttgtttattttgatttcaatcCAGCACTCCACTCGCAAATCCTCTTGGGAAGTTTGTATCTGTGCAGTGCATGGAATAACTGTTGAAATTATATCTTTCAATTTCACCTTTCTCATGCCAAAAAAATTAtcagtattcagtgtttctccaaAATGTTAGTCTTGTCTGGATGTAAAACAACATTCAGACCATCGTGGCACAAATCAAATATTTCTAAGTGGGTCAACACCTGTCATGCAGGGTAACCCACCCCCCCTGAAATGTTGGAGTGAGGGGGCGGGGTGACTAAAGTattcaaagaaaatacatttcattttaggTTTTGCAGACTGTTTTTGTGAAGCTGTGATCAAGGACAAACCTCCATCAGTCGGCAGTGGACAACACTGACTTACCAGTATCCAGTATTTTGAAAAAAGCTGAAATTGCCAATGCCGGACACAGCCTAACTCTAAAAGATACACCAAAGCCACTTCTTCGTTTATGGTAAACATTAGGGCAATACAGAAATGAGTTTGGCATGAGAATGTGAAGTAAAAGTACAAGCCACCAGTCAGTGGGGCAGGAATCAATGGCGCTATAACAAGCCCCTCTCATGTTCATCAGACCGCTGCTTTTGCATGCCTTGGAACTGATTCATGGTGTCTCACTGTAATGTATGTAGAGATTATAGATTATATTGGATAAAATGTGAAAGATAAAAACTAAGAGAGATGTCATTATCTGGTGTCTGTGtcagcatgtatgtgtgcgagTGGTAGCAGTGCATTGAGTGTTAATTAATCCTGTTTGTGAATATGAGTGACTGGCTGGGTGTGCACATGATCTTAATTTAGCCTCATAATAAGATACTGTCACTGTTGAGTTTTTCGATAACAGCCCCCTGTGGTGATGGCAGGAATTCGCGTTCCTGTTTGAATGGGAATTATCTGCTGGACAAAATACAGTGTGAAAGAAGTGTGTGGCATTAGACCATGACTGAGCTGAATTGTGACACCTGTGATTTGTTCTTTCCTCGTGATTTCTAACAGGAGACCTAGAGGCCTACAAGAAGCAGTCCTTTGTCCTCAAGGAGGGAGTAGAGTACAAAATAAAGATAAGCTTTAAGGTGAGTGGCTCCAAGCAACAAGCAGGACCCCAGTTCATATCAGATCCACCTGAAAAAACTAAAAGAGAATCACTGTTGCCATGAAAGAGCAGTCAGATCTGTTCCTGGTGGAGCAATGAGGAGGATGTTTACAGTGATAATCAGTCCAGCTTGTCATAAATTTGTTGAAAGTATTTGGCAACCACAGCCCCGATCACAGGTGGGCCTCGCTGCAAAATACAGCTGCTGCCACAAGCTGGATACAgtcccagggaaaaaaaacaactttaatagacttttttttgaTCATCATCCACCTTATTCCTTTCCATAGGTGTTCACCAAAggaagaaatatatatttttgttgtttgtttttaggggttatttttttctattaaacactgaaatgagccatttacatattgttttgttaaacactacaaaaattcatatttcttAAATTGTAATGTATTGCATGTCCCAGATTTCTTTCCTATTGCTAGAGGCTCAGTGTCCGCTTCCATTTATTTGACCGTTGAATGGAGAAACAGTTGACATCCAAAACAAGTGTCCTAAGTGTCTAAAGCATTTTTGCTCTGAGCTCCAGTAAATTCCTGACCTTGGTCACCTAAGCACTCACACTCAGGCCAATTACACCAGATCCTCTGTATTGACTAATGTTTATAATGATGTTTGTGTTCCCTCAGGTAAACAGGGAGATTGTTTCAGGTCTGAAATATGTGCAGCAGACATTCAGGAAAGGAGTGAGGAGTGAGTGAACAGTTTCTACTCTCTTACCCTGTCTAAGCTTTTGTCCTGTTGTGATACTTTTGCACAAACACTATCAGTTTTTACTCAGGAAAGACATTGCCCAAATGTGGCACAGTATAATATATTTGGGTAATTAAAGGATCATTTaaccatgcacacaaacacttcacATGATTTTGTCACACCATTTCATCATGCAGAGTACCTGGAACTGTTTATGAATACAGTTTCTTTGCACTCTCAAATGAAGTCATGAAGAGGTCGATTAAACATGCAGCGATacaacagagagaagagatgcAAATTACTAATCTGCAcaggggatttaaaaaaaaaaaaagggactttATAAAAATATCTCACTTAAGACAATCGATCAAGAAACAGAACCAAAAATGCAACAGTATATATTTACTGTACATACAAGAAAATCATTGCTGTCTCCTGTGTTTTCTTCCTTGGTGGCAGTTGACAAATCAGACTACATGGTAGGCAGCTACGGGCCCCGGGAGGCCGAGTATGACTTCCTGACCTCGCTGGAGGAGGCTCCGAAAGGCATGCTGGCCCGCGGCACCTACAACATCAAGTCCAAGTTTACTGACGACGACAAGCACGACCACCTCTCCTGGGAGTGGAACCTCAACATCAAGAAAGACTGGAAAGACTAAAAGAGGCCTTTGGGGGGGAGGGAACCGAAAAACCCCGGCCCCATGCTCTCCTCACCCCGCCCCCCATCCCCATCCCCTGCCCCGTGTCCACCATTTCTgccttgtttgtttgatttctttgtGCCATTCCATCCTCATGCCTTAGTTCCCACCTGGCTGTCTTACATCCTGGCCTCCTTCCCACTTCTCTGttggcagcagtagcagcagcagcagtagcagcagtccCCCTGTCCGTCCATCACCCCCCACTTCCTGACATTTCATTTGTCTTACCTCTGTTCACCATCACCAACCTGCCAACCCCACACCACCTCTagcctccccccacccccaccccttgcCCAATGAGCTGTGCTATGTAGCACCTTACTTCCACACACcaaccctgttttttttttgttttgttttgttttttgctgcttgaAGAGATTAACCCGCCTTCCACCTCTCCAAAATGgtgtcttcctctctcagtAAGAAGTACATGTGGAAAAGCAACTGTACAATCAacttttgtttgccttttttatatAATTGTATTAATGGTTGTGTAATGTGACTGTATTCACATCACTGTTAATATTAATCAGCTTTTGTGGTCATTGAAGTCCCCACTGCGTCCATCTTGCCCGCCCCCCCCACTCCTCTGCCATCGCATTGCTTTGCGTGACTACTTGCTTGCTGTCTTTTTGATATAATTACCAATACCTGCCTTGTGAAACGATAAATTCAGAGCTGCTCTAAGgcgcctccctcccctccttcaaTGTATTCACCCATTCCTCTTCAAATGGGGATTGGGACCAAAGTGAACAAGGGAGTGAAAATGTAacggtgggaaaaaaaaaaaaaaaaagcagggttAGAAGCCCCTTATTTGCCTTATGTATTGAATGGAGAAAATAGTTTTACTCACCACGCTCTTGCTTCTCCCTGGTCGACTGCTGGGGAAAGGGGGAGCTCTACAGAATTTGCATGCCTTGTGTGTACGAAGCAGTGCTTGCTACCAGGTAGTCTGTATATCAAGGGCTTATCCTCGCTGACAACCAATAACCATCTGTAGCCCAGCACGACTATAGCAGAGGCTGTATATACAGGTCCCTCACATActgctgtgtgcacacactcactgcccCCAAAATAAACCCCTCTTGTAACCGCAAGGGACAATGATTGAATGTTTAGAATTAGATCATACTACTGAAAGGTGATAGCAGTGGTTCTTTGCCCCAACCCAGCAAGCCACTTAAATCCGTATCCGAGTCCTGGCACTCTTATTCCTATTAGCCATGAGGCCTTATCGCTGACCATGGTcatgtggagaaaaacaaaaaaaatgctatgAATATAacaatttgtttgtattttttttcctttgccttAATGTACATCATTTCCCTTACAAATGCCCCATCGTTCACATTGCTTTATAACTCCTAGCCTGCAGTCAGGAACTGAAAAGCGTTGATGGGTAGAGGACTAGTGGTAGAGAAAGCACAGGAGGCTGAGGCAGGCACCGTCTGCTGCTGGAGACCTCGGTGGTGCCTGGCCTCACCAGGAAACAGACactgggagcagagagagagttagacAACCATGGTCACTTCTGACCAGGCCTTAGCCTTTAGCCAATGATATTTCCCAAAAGAGAAATAGattcaatgaaatgaatgatCAAGTTTGCATAGATTGGGCGATGTTACCAGAAATGCATGCTCAATACTTGATGtgaaatacaattttaaaatgcagttgACCATGACGATGAAATTGAAATAATCAACTTGTACTGTATCAGAACACGTggatgtaaaacatgttttttcctaATACTGATAATTATGTATTCCTGCTCCATACATTCCTTCACATTGTACAGTTTCTATGAAAACGCTGGCATGCTGGTGGGGTTGTATATTCAATCATCATTTGTGATTGCTCTTCTCAGTCAATAAAGATTTTGCTCAACTTGGCCTGTAATCTCATCTTTTCTAACGTGTCATTTGCAAGTTTTACACCTGTGAACGGTCGTCCAAAAACAGCTGTACCTGACCTGAAAACACCGAAGCCCTGTTATGTGGACAGCTCGTGCCTAGTTAATACATCACGTGGATCTTTTTACCCACACAAGAAAACCCCAGATGGTTTGACACTGATAGCATTTCCTTTTACAtagaaaataacttttttcttaCTCTCTTGATGTTGGTGTTTCAATTTTAAatacaggaataaaaaaaattcagttcagAAACAGCGGCAGTGTTACCAATTCATTACTTAGACCCTCAATAGTTTAAAAGTGTTGTCGCTATTGGGCTCAAAATCTCTAAAATCCCAAAGGTGGCTGATGCGATGTAACTACTATTATATTTGTGGGGAACAATGGTTGTTAATGCGTCATACCCTCATCCAAAGACACCAGAAGTATTAGAGATTGGATTCATTTTTAGTGACATTCGAAAATCTTTGCATCTCATAACATCCTATTTTCTGATGACAGAATTCATGAACCTTTCATTGATGTGAGCATTATGAGCCAAATATTTTTGATCTAGATAAAGTTCCTTAAGTCCAAGACAGACACACCTGACAATTTTATCTAACACTCAGATCTAGTTTCTGTTACCCCTGATAAAACTGTATCATGGCATCTTGAAGGACATGAACTATTTGATTTAATGgacacaaatgcaaaacaccTGCAGATTCTCCATGTGCTGGTATATGCCTTTACATACTGCACAATAAGTCTGCCAGTATGGCATGATCAGTCATTTAAAGATCTCTGCACCCAATGTAATTTTCTAGGGAGCGTCATCTCTGTCGTTTAAATACTGACAGATATTTTTGAGGCAGCAAAAATTTCCAAAATGGATGAAAGCTGCTCAGTTCAGGCTCAGTTTGCAAACTATGTATCACAACCAAGATGTCCAGGGTTCCCAGTGTGTGACCATATTagtctcctctttctctcatttttttttaatatatatatttttacaaacagttataaaattaaaacagaatgaaaatgtTAGAATGAAAACCTTTAAGTGATTATGGTGTATGTATTTCTGTTTCCTCCGTGTGTGTAACATAAACAtataataaaacttaaatatacaCCCTACCTGGTTTATTATAGAAACAACAAAGCCTTTTCTCATTAATGGccatactgtattttatatttgacaGTGTATTTTGACAAAGCAAAATAGAAATATTACTTACAAATGTATATAGAAAGGCACATTGTCAAAATACAATTTGGCATGCACTaaagattttgttgttgttgttgttgttttttaactgcAGTAAACATTCAAAAGACTTGACCCATCTTGTCTCTATCACAGGGTGAACACTGGAGTTAGGGGTCAATTCACTTTCAGTTCAATCTGCACTCAAAGCACTATTCACTTACAGCACTAAACAAAGGGCATGCACACTCCGTATTCTCTCTCTACGAAGTCGacatgtttacaaaaaaaaaacaaaaaaaaaaacacatttttttttgtagaaaagCCACTTCCTGAATTGAATGAAGTTAAAGTGAGTTGCACCTGTCATCCATGGCGAGCACCCGACATTCTCTGTCCTGTTTACATCTGAGATCGCTATTACACCGCTACACCGCTGTGTCAGGAAAGGGCCCCTGTACATAAATATACAAGTTAAATATACATTCAGAggagtgggggtgtggggggagAATTGGCATGCAAATACAGTTTGGTCCAACTTTACAGTAGTCAGCTCCACAGAGTATCAACCCTAAATCATCCTGAGAGAAGTAGACTGACCACTTTGACTTTCCCCCCAAGCGACATGCAAGACCACACAGGATGGGGTGCGTTTTTGGCACATGTAAGATTTTCTGTCTTATTCTAATAAACCCCCCAAAAagctgagccttttttttttttttttttttttttttaaatctcacacaTCTGACTGACATTCCCCCACCTCTCTCAGAGGTCTAGTAGTATGCTCTCTAAAACATTACTGAGCTTGCACTGTGCATGGCTTTAAGTCTCTCAATACATAATTCCTACAACAAAGTAATGGAGCAAAGCACATAAAATATTCCAgttaaaaaaataccataaaaactGACTTAAACAGGAATACCCTAAAGTACCCAGTAAACACATAGGAGGTGCAGTTGAGCTTGTTATACAGTAGATTTGCCAAAACATAGAGGCACCAACCACAGGAAAATAACCCCGCAATCTACCTCCTGTTCCAGTTACTGAGCAAtgtctcttgttgtttttttttgttttttgtttgtttgttgttttgaatcAGAGATGCTGGGCTCTCTGATCCTGGTTTGTATCTTGTGAGTTGGGCAACAGAGGAATCCTTTAACACTTGTTTGGGTTTTCCGAGGTTCATTTAGACAGTTTGCTGATGACTCGAATGAGAGCGGCGTTCTCATCCTTGAGCCTCTGGTTGTCTGCTCTGAGGTCCACCAGaacctgcagaaacacagtcacacacacggGTCACACACACGGGTCACACACACGGGTCACTCAGGCAGGTGCTCACAGCCACTTTGCTTTAGTTTCCTGCCCTCTCTCTACAGCACTTATCTATTCACCTGCGCTAGCATCTGTCTATCTTACACTATCACACCGGGAAATCTGCTGCGGTGAAAACCCTGCAGCTTCCGTTTTgcaaatgttcatgttttattttatctcccAAAGActaaatgctgctgctgcaattAAGAAAATTACACAATTTTCAGAGCTAACGCAATCTTAGAACCCGTCGGCTATCATCTGATGACAATTTAGCCTCTGGGGGGGAGTTCCGGTGTAGCTGCTGGCTCCTCgcttctgtttcttttattacacaAGTCGAATGTTTctcctcacaacacacacacaatgttggTGTTTTAGGTCCAGATGACATTTCGGCTAATGCCCTCTGCCTCTTTAGCTCCTCATGCCAACTGTTTgccaattttttcccccccaaagaTGGGATAGTCATTTGAGTAGTCATTTTGCGTTACTGGTTAAGATTTGGGTTAGGAAAAAATTGGTTATGGCTGATATCAGGCAAAGGCTGTGGAGAATGAAAGTAAGTCAATTAGGTCATGACACCACCAtcttagggaaaaaaatattgtggaCTGTTCACCTGCATGCAACCGCTCAGACTACAAACAGAAAGCAGAATGCTTCCAATACCAAAAACTTGTCTGTCTGCATTCATATGCACATATCTCTTAATAGAGGTCAGGAATAATGAGACTTGTTCAAATCACTCTGGATGAATTCAAATATGTATTCATGCAAGGCTACAATGAATGctcttaaaggtgcattaagGTCAATCTTTACTGTCCCGTAGCACAAAATGATCAGAACATACCTGCAGGGGTTGGACAGGTTGACTGATCAATAAGAGTGACTTATCACTTACTTTTCCAAGTGCTGACATTTCTGAGTTTCAAAAGCCCCCGTGTGACGCACACACTGTTATGTTACCTCCTCACTAGACCTTTCTGTTTGTTATCCCAGTTTGAGGGCTTGCAACAGAGGATGATCAAAATTACATCATTACTGTAGGCCTTTTTCAGCTATAATTTCacaaattttgacattttagagATACGTTTTCCCCCCAGCAAAGGAAATGAGTTTAATGTATAGTTaagtccataagtatttggacagtgacacaatattcatcattttgtccttgtacaccaccacagtggatttgaaatggagtaatcgagatgtgattgaagtgcagaatttcagctttaatttgagaGGTTGAACATCAACCTTTGGCAtcaaccttttaggaattacagccagttttgtACACTGACATTCCATTTTCAGaggtcttgattactccattacTCTGTTTTGATAAATCCATTTCAAATGCACTGCGGTGGTGTGCAAGAGCAAAATTATGAATTTTGTATCGCTGTCCAAATAcctatggacctaactgtacaGTCACAACACTACATCTCTGAGCAGTATCAGCATTCAACAGTATTCAAGCGAGTGTATGCACCTTCAATTCATCCTCCAGTTCCACTGCTTTCTTCTGAAGTGCCAGCTTCTCCTGTGAAGGAAGGAGTGAGAGCATCACATGagagtttatgttttattgGCCAGCAACAACAGCTGAATACTTTACATATCACTATAAGATATCTGACATCTGTGCCTACAGTAATGAAGGCCCGGTTCAActtagaaaaatgtttttgacttCCCTGGTAACTCTTTACATCTTTAAAACCAAAAGGACATTTGGTCGCTATCGTCCAAACACACAACCATGACAACGTTTCACTGTGGAGGATTTGGTTTGGCTTGATTTTGGAAATGTGTACTTGTACTGCATACGCTGTGGGAAATGTTTTGATGTGCATTTAGCTGGACAGACGTGCTGAAATCTTAATAAGACGGCTTGGTTTCAGAAGATCACATATCTTGAGTAGAGACACAGAGACGACGCAGACTTACAAAGCGCTCCAGCTCCAGGAGGGCCggtctctctgtgctgctctcctGACTCTGAAATACACAGAGGAGCAACATTAACAACTTCACACAGGCGACCTCACAACTGCATAAACTGCTCTATTCAatcacagtgacattttcattccacaatatcaaaaaaaacaaacaaaataaaacacactacTTTTATAAAATGAGTGTcaacatcaaatgcaacaaatcAAGGTACTTGTTACAGAACAGCCAATAAAAGATCCACATTTCTTCAGGGTTTTCTTAAAgtgtttaaataaaatgagcaaataGGATATCAATAAACAACTACACTGGATGATTTGTGTCGTGCTGCTGTTGCTTTCAATCAGGCAAAAATCTGAACCTTTTTAGCATTTTGGACTTGAACGCTCCCATTCCTGATGTAAGACAAACTCAAAGGTGAGAGCGCTAACCTGCCGGAGTCTCTCCAGCTCCACTTTGTTCTGgctgagcagcagctctgtctccTGCAGCTTGTCTTTGAGCAAACAGTTCTCCTGCAGTACTGCCAGGTACAGCTAGagggcaaacaaacacacaaacacaaacatcactgAATAAAACACTGAGTAGACACCAGCCTTGTGAAAGTCAGTAAATCATGACTGCACCTGGAAATTAACGGTGAAGTTACACAGCCTGTCAGGCATTTGTTGACTTGTCTCTCATTAGAGCCtttttaaaggggcagttcacccattttgaattttctttCAGGTTTTTCCTCATCCTCTAAAATCTATGGGTATGCAGTAGTGATGCTATCCTCCTCTCACCATTCTGTCTGTGCTGGATGTTTCCCATGCAAACAATTAGCATCATGCCATTGTTTCAATACCCCCTGCCCCAGGTagctttctttaaaaataaccacctaaATCCTCTCAAACAACACGGAGCAGCACTTTTACAAGCGCTGATGTCTGAAAAGGAAATGCACATCAGACTAGAGAGT of Myripristis murdjan chromosome 1, fMyrMur1.1, whole genome shotgun sequence contains these proteins:
- the LOC115364348 gene encoding rho GDP-dissociation inhibitor 1-like encodes the protein MAEDDVTAEQLAAIAAENEESETVNYKPPAQKTLQEIHDLDKDDESLRKYKKALLGSGTCEVDPNMPNVQVTRLTLVCESAPDPLTLDLQGDLEAYKKQSFVLKEGVEYKIKISFKVNREIVSGLKYVQQTFRKGVRIDKSDYMVGSYGPREAEYDFLTSLEEAPKGMLARGTYNIKSKFTDDDKHDHLSWEWNLNIKKDWKD